In one Chitinophaga sancti genomic region, the following are encoded:
- the rodA gene encoding rod shape-determining protein RodA, which produces MMNRRQQLKLTEGIDWPIMGLYLALVFVGLLSIFAAEYREGDNIWNDIIHLNKNYSRQIMWLGVSAVLATIIWLTDSKFFTATANLLYAGGILLLLLVIAIGKDVKGSHSWLVIGGFQFQPAELTKLCTNLALAKYLSSLETDFTKLRARLIAASLALIPCAIIILQDETGLALVYFSFFLVMYREGLPAVLLVIAFSGIVLVLSALLVDKNILFYIFTGITALVIYFMRRDIRRHRSKLALIVGVYAFCSVFVMFIVPFAFTKVLKDYQVKRINVMLGKENDPKATYNTRQSMIAIGSGGVIGKGYLKGTQTRYDFVPEQSTDFIFCTVGEDFGFVGSLIFIGLYIALLLRIIFVAERQRSTFSRVYAYGVASIVFFHMAINISMTIGLAPVIGIPLPLVSYGGSSLMTFTMLIFIMLRLDADRQMVLR; this is translated from the coding sequence ATGATGAACCGCCGGCAGCAATTAAAGTTGACAGAAGGTATTGACTGGCCTATCATGGGTCTTTATCTGGCATTGGTGTTCGTTGGCCTCTTATCGATCTTTGCTGCAGAGTACAGGGAAGGCGATAATATATGGAACGATATCATTCACCTGAATAAGAACTATTCCCGTCAGATAATGTGGTTAGGCGTATCAGCCGTATTGGCGACCATCATCTGGCTTACAGATAGTAAGTTCTTTACCGCTACGGCAAATTTGCTGTATGCAGGCGGTATCTTATTATTGCTATTGGTGATCGCCATTGGTAAAGACGTAAAAGGTTCTCACTCCTGGTTAGTGATAGGTGGGTTCCAGTTCCAGCCTGCGGAGCTTACGAAACTATGTACCAACCTGGCACTGGCGAAATACCTGTCCTCACTGGAGACAGATTTTACCAAACTACGGGCGCGTTTAATCGCTGCCTCACTGGCACTCATTCCCTGCGCCATCATCATTTTGCAGGATGAGACAGGTCTGGCGCTGGTGTACTTCTCTTTCTTCCTGGTGATGTACAGAGAAGGTTTGCCTGCGGTATTGCTGGTGATCGCATTCTCGGGAATCGTGTTAGTCCTGTCCGCATTATTGGTGGATAAGAATATCCTCTTTTACATATTCACAGGTATCACAGCATTGGTGATCTATTTCATGCGCCGCGACATCAGAAGACATCGTTCCAAACTGGCGCTGATAGTAGGTGTCTATGCATTCTGTTCAGTGTTTGTGATGTTCATCGTACCATTTGCATTTACCAAAGTGCTGAAAGATTACCAGGTAAAGCGTATCAACGTAATGCTGGGTAAAGAGAATGATCCGAAAGCTACTTACAATACAAGGCAGAGTATGATTGCCATCGGTTCTGGTGGTGTGATCGGAAAAGGATACCTGAAAGGAACACAAACGAGATATGATTTCGTACCTGAACAAAGTACTGACTTTATCTTCTGCACGGTGGGTGAAGACTTTGGTTTCGTTGGCTCATTGATATTTATAGGGTTATATATTGCCCTGCTCTTACGGATCATATTTGTGGCGGAGCGACAGCGATCGACGTTTAGCAGGGTCTATGCATACGGGGTGGCCAGCATAGTCTTTTTCCACATGGCCATCAATATATCGATGACGATAGGTCTGGCACCGGTAATTGGTATTCCGCTGCCGCTGGTGAGTTATGGTGGATCCTCCCTGATGACGTTTACAATGTTGATATTTATAATGCTGAGACTGGATGCTGACAGGCAGATGGTATTAAGATAA
- the mrdA gene encoding penicillin-binding protein 2, whose product MSVYNQPRKRVIQIIFLGMVVLIMTRLFFLQIVEKKYSKLADANAVLRKVVYPSRGIIFDRKGRSILSNDIMYDLVVTPINVKNIDTAYMCEILNINKEEFRKRITASILKNGSRRVSVFAPLLAPETFGKLQESMYMFQPGFELVPRQIRSYPFAAASNILGYIGEISPQMMQRPQYSDYNQGDYLGMTGLERTYEEVLMGQRGIQYLVKDNLNRPQGPYEHGEFDTAAIAGKNLRLSLDVDLQVLGEHLMRNKIGSVVAIDPQTGGILSMVSAPTFDPNLLTGSFRARNFSRLFTDTTKPLFNRAIQAGYPPGSSMKPLTALIALDEGVITPSYGFPCFGAYTYCGRPIACTHHNAGHAANLRLAIANSCNAYFVHLYRLEVDAAKWGGVKKGHQKWHDYISSFGLGHRLGVDIPSESGGKAIDTAGMNKLYRGQWNSCSELYVGMGQGQVVATPLQMANAMCIIANHGSYYVPHFVSSIDNDNTHLLDKYKEKHVVAHVSDTSYRSVIYGMEDVVERGTGQIARIDNIIVCGKTGTAENNAIVNGKLTKLKNHSVFVAFAPRDNPKIAIAVIVENAGFGATYAAPIASLMIEKYLNDTISVKRKPQMTKTLNDVTIDPVVRDKSKLDSLNGASAKMTTEQILKLYFPNN is encoded by the coding sequence ATGTCTGTTTATAACCAACCCAGAAAACGGGTCATACAAATTATATTCCTTGGCATGGTCGTACTGATCATGACAAGGCTTTTCTTTTTACAGATTGTCGAGAAGAAATACTCCAAGCTGGCCGATGCCAACGCGGTACTCCGCAAAGTAGTTTACCCCAGCCGTGGTATCATCTTCGATCGCAAAGGTCGTAGTATCCTCAGCAACGATATTATGTACGACCTGGTCGTTACACCTATCAATGTCAAAAATATTGATACGGCCTACATGTGCGAAATCCTGAATATCAACAAAGAAGAATTCAGAAAACGTATTACCGCCTCCATCCTCAAGAATGGTAGCCGCCGTGTATCCGTATTCGCTCCCCTGCTCGCCCCCGAAACCTTCGGTAAGCTGCAGGAAAGCATGTATATGTTCCAGCCCGGGTTTGAACTGGTGCCCAGGCAAATCCGTTCTTACCCATTTGCTGCTGCTTCTAATATCTTAGGATATATCGGTGAGATCTCTCCCCAGATGATGCAACGCCCGCAGTACAGCGACTATAACCAAGGTGACTACCTGGGGATGACCGGCCTGGAAAGAACTTATGAAGAAGTGCTGATGGGCCAGCGTGGTATCCAATACCTCGTAAAAGATAACCTGAACCGCCCCCAAGGCCCTTATGAACATGGGGAATTCGATACTGCCGCTATTGCAGGTAAGAATCTCCGCCTCTCCCTGGACGTTGACCTGCAGGTACTCGGTGAACACCTGATGCGTAACAAGATAGGTAGCGTAGTAGCTATCGATCCGCAGACAGGAGGTATCCTATCTATGGTAAGTGCACCTACCTTCGACCCGAATCTGCTGACAGGTTCCTTCAGAGCACGCAACTTTAGCCGTCTATTTACTGATACGACCAAACCACTCTTTAACCGTGCTATCCAGGCAGGCTACCCACCGGGATCTTCCATGAAACCGCTGACGGCACTGATTGCACTGGATGAGGGTGTAATTACACCAAGTTATGGTTTCCCTTGTTTTGGCGCATATACCTATTGCGGACGCCCGATAGCCTGTACCCACCACAATGCCGGACACGCAGCTAACCTGCGACTGGCCATCGCTAACTCCTGTAACGCCTACTTTGTTCACCTCTACAGGCTGGAAGTAGATGCGGCAAAATGGGGTGGTGTAAAGAAAGGTCACCAGAAATGGCATGATTATATTTCTTCCTTTGGTTTAGGTCACAGGCTGGGTGTGGATATTCCGAGTGAATCCGGTGGTAAAGCCATCGATACTGCAGGTATGAATAAATTATATCGCGGTCAGTGGAACTCCTGTTCAGAACTGTATGTAGGTATGGGTCAGGGCCAGGTAGTGGCCACACCATTACAGATGGCAAATGCGATGTGTATCATTGCGAATCATGGTTCTTACTATGTACCTCACTTTGTGAGCAGCATAGATAATGATAACACCCACCTGCTGGATAAATACAAAGAAAAACACGTGGTAGCCCACGTATCAGATACGTCTTATCGTTCAGTAATCTATGGTATGGAGGATGTGGTGGAAAGAGGTACTGGTCAGATAGCCCGTATCGACAACATCATTGTATGTGGTAAAACAGGTACTGCAGAGAACAATGCCATTGTAAACGGTAAGCTTACCAAACTGAAGAATCACTCTGTATTCGTAGCATTTGCGCCGAGAGACAATCCTAAGATTGCCATTGCCGTAATCGTAGAAAATGCAGGTTTCGGTGCCACTTACGCTGCTCCTATTGCCAGCTTAATGATCGAGAAATACCTGAATGACACCATATCAGTAAAACGCAAACCACAGATGACAAAGACATTGAATGATGTAACCATCGATCCTGTGGTAAGAGACAAGTCCAAGCTGGATTCCCTGAACGGAGCTTCAGCTAAAATGACAACAGAACAAATACTTAAACTCTATTTTCCGAATAACTAA
- the mreC gene encoding rod shape-determining protein MreC, with protein MRNLIIFLRRYFNFFLFLLLEVICLVLVFQNNDFQKTAYLNSANNISARLYERYNNVEYYFHLKATNDSLVKENARLHNMLRTSFDTVILDNIVKNDTIRQYGTDTIRKVVSTSVRRYLYKAAKVVNNSVTNPINYITIHRGSADGIRPNMGVVGPSGVVGIVRSVNDHYAVVLSLLSRGRNFGTSARLSKSKEMGMVRWHGGEAGYATMEDVPKSVHLVKGDTVVTSGYSAFFPENIPIGYVESTEEVDKASTSFNIRIRLATNFYNLQYVYVIDNLLQDEQKSLEDSTYKLIKQ; from the coding sequence GTGCGTAATCTCATCATTTTCTTAAGGCGCTACTTTAATTTTTTTCTGTTCTTGCTGCTGGAAGTGATCTGTTTAGTGCTGGTCTTCCAGAACAACGATTTTCAGAAAACAGCCTACCTCAATTCCGCCAATAACATTAGCGCCAGGTTATACGAACGTTACAACAACGTAGAATACTACTTTCACCTGAAAGCTACAAATGACAGTCTGGTAAAAGAGAATGCCCGCCTGCACAATATGCTGCGCACAAGTTTCGACACTGTTATCCTCGACAATATTGTTAAAAATGATACCATTCGCCAGTATGGCACTGATACCATCCGCAAAGTGGTCAGTACTTCTGTACGCCGCTACCTGTACAAGGCAGCCAAGGTAGTCAACAACTCAGTTACCAACCCAATCAACTATATCACCATTCACCGTGGTAGTGCCGATGGCATCCGTCCAAATATGGGGGTAGTTGGCCCAAGTGGTGTGGTTGGTATCGTACGTAGCGTAAATGATCATTACGCAGTAGTGCTCTCTCTCCTCTCCAGAGGTCGTAACTTCGGTACCAGCGCCCGCCTTAGCAAAAGCAAGGAAATGGGGATGGTTCGCTGGCACGGCGGTGAAGCCGGCTATGCCACCATGGAAGATGTGCCTAAAAGCGTACACCTCGTAAAAGGGGATACCGTAGTCACCAGCGGTTACTCCGCCTTCTTCCCTGAAAATATCCCGATCGGTTACGTAGAATCAACCGAAGAGGTAGACAAAGCCAGCACCTCCTTTAATATCAGGATCCGCCTGGCTACTAACTTCTACAACCTGCAATATGTGTATGTAATTGACAACCTCTTGCAGGATGAACAAAAATCTTTGGAGGATTCAACTTACAAGCTGATCAAACAATGA
- a CDS encoding rod shape-determining protein encodes MGFFNFLTQEIAIDLGTANTLIIHNDQVVVDEPSIVAIERASGKIVAVGKKAMMMHEKTHEYLRTIRPLKDGVIADFNAAEGMLREMIKLVYPKKPLFSPSWRMVICIPSSITEVEKRAVRDSAEQAGAKEVFLIHEPMAAALGIGIDVEEPVGNMIIDIGGGTTGISVIALAGIVCDQSIRIAGDEFTADIMEALRRYHSLLIGERTAEQIKIQIGSALKELDNPPDDVAVNGRDLVTGIPKQIMVSYQEVAEALDKSIFKIEEAILKALETTPPELAADIYRRGLYLTGGGALLRGLDKRLTQKIKLPVHVADDPLRAVVRGTGIALKHVGKYPFLMQ; translated from the coding sequence ATGGGGTTCTTTAATTTTTTAACTCAGGAAATAGCGATTGACTTAGGTACAGCTAATACGCTGATCATTCACAATGACCAGGTGGTGGTGGATGAACCTTCCATTGTTGCTATAGAACGCGCTAGCGGAAAAATCGTGGCTGTTGGTAAAAAAGCCATGATGATGCACGAGAAAACGCATGAGTACCTGCGTACCATTCGTCCTCTGAAAGATGGTGTGATCGCGGACTTTAACGCAGCAGAAGGAATGCTTCGTGAAATGATCAAACTGGTGTATCCAAAGAAACCTTTGTTCTCTCCTAGCTGGCGTATGGTAATCTGTATTCCATCCAGCATTACAGAAGTAGAAAAACGCGCCGTACGCGACTCTGCTGAACAGGCAGGCGCTAAGGAAGTGTTCTTAATACATGAACCGATGGCCGCTGCGCTGGGTATCGGTATTGACGTAGAAGAGCCGGTAGGTAACATGATCATCGATATCGGAGGTGGTACCACCGGTATTAGCGTGATCGCCCTCGCTGGTATCGTGTGCGACCAGAGTATCCGTATCGCCGGTGACGAATTCACTGCCGATATCATGGAAGCCCTGCGCCGCTATCATAGCCTGCTGATCGGTGAAAGAACTGCTGAGCAGATCAAAATCCAGATCGGTTCTGCACTGAAAGAACTGGACAACCCACCAGATGATGTTGCGGTAAATGGACGTGACCTCGTAACCGGTATTCCTAAACAGATCATGGTATCCTACCAGGAAGTAGCCGAAGCGCTGGACAAATCCATCTTCAAGATTGAAGAAGCCATCCTGAAAGCACTGGAAACAACTCCTCCCGAACTGGCTGCCGATATCTACCGCAGAGGTTTATACCTGACCGGTGGTGGTGCCCTGTTACGCGGCCTGGACAAACGCCTGACCCAGAAGATCAAATTGCCGGTACATGTGGCAGATGATCCACTGCGCGCCGTGGTAAGAGGTACCGGTATCGCACTGAAACACGTGGGTAAGTATCCGTTCCTAATGCAATAA
- the purD gene encoding phosphoribosylamine--glycine ligase, with protein sequence MKILLLGSGGREHALAWKMTQSTLCEQLFIAPGNAGTAQHGQNVDIAVSDFKKIKAFCLENAITLVVPGSEEPLVKGIYDFFQQDEALKHIPVMGPSAYAAQLEGSKAFAKQFMSRHNIPTAAYREFDESTYEEGVAYLRQHATPIVLKADGLAAGKGVVILEDREAAVTEFTQMIREAKFGDASKKVVVEQFLSGIELSVFVLTDGKSYQLLPSAKDYKRIGEGDTGLNTGGMGAVSPVPFADKAFMDQVIEQVVKPTVDGLAKENIAYNGFIFFGLIKVDGAPFVIEYNCRMGDPETEVVMPRLQNDLLELFQSVIDGKLSAQKVYEDSRVATTVMLVAGGYPEAYEKGKVITNIPAQTQDQLVFQAGTKASGGDILTNGGRVLTITSLASDLGIALSHSRQTAESIDFEGKYYRRDIGFEFV encoded by the coding sequence ATGAAGATTTTACTATTAGGAAGTGGTGGCCGGGAACACGCCCTGGCCTGGAAAATGACTCAAAGCACTTTATGCGAGCAGTTGTTCATCGCCCCCGGTAATGCCGGTACTGCCCAACATGGACAGAATGTAGACATCGCGGTGTCCGACTTTAAAAAGATAAAGGCTTTTTGTCTTGAAAACGCCATTACCCTGGTAGTACCAGGTTCTGAAGAACCACTGGTAAAAGGAATCTACGATTTCTTCCAGCAGGACGAGGCTTTGAAACACATCCCTGTAATGGGGCCTTCTGCCTATGCCGCTCAACTGGAGGGCAGCAAGGCATTTGCAAAGCAGTTCATGAGCCGCCACAATATTCCAACTGCCGCCTACAGGGAGTTTGACGAAAGTACCTATGAAGAAGGGGTAGCTTATCTTCGTCAGCATGCTACACCTATCGTCCTCAAGGCCGATGGCCTGGCTGCCGGTAAAGGGGTGGTGATCCTGGAAGATCGCGAAGCTGCGGTGACTGAGTTCACACAAATGATCCGCGAGGCGAAGTTTGGTGATGCCAGCAAAAAGGTTGTTGTAGAACAATTCCTTTCTGGCATAGAATTATCTGTATTTGTGCTCACGGATGGCAAAAGCTACCAGCTGCTGCCTTCCGCGAAAGACTATAAACGTATTGGCGAAGGCGATACCGGCCTGAATACCGGTGGTATGGGAGCTGTATCCCCTGTTCCATTTGCTGACAAAGCATTCATGGATCAGGTGATCGAACAGGTTGTCAAACCTACGGTAGATGGATTGGCTAAAGAGAACATAGCTTACAATGGCTTTATTTTCTTTGGTTTGATCAAGGTAGATGGCGCTCCGTTTGTGATAGAATACAACTGTCGCATGGGAGATCCTGAAACTGAGGTAGTAATGCCTCGCCTGCAAAATGACCTGCTGGAGCTGTTTCAATCAGTGATAGATGGCAAACTGTCTGCACAAAAAGTTTATGAGGATAGCCGCGTGGCCACCACAGTAATGCTGGTAGCCGGGGGATATCCGGAAGCATATGAGAAGGGTAAGGTCATTACCAATATTCCTGCCCAAACGCAGGATCAGCTGGTATTCCAGGCAGGTACAAAGGCATCCGGTGGTGACATCCTCACCAATGGTGGCCGTGTACTCACCATCACTTCACTGGCTTCTGATCTGGGTATTGCGTTGTCGCATAGCCGGCAAACTGCAGAATCTATTGATTTTGAAGGTAAATATTACAGGAGGGATATTGGATTCGAGTTCGTGTAA
- a CDS encoding peptide MFS transporter yields the protein MTETAVEQPVIAPKPNSGHHKGLYVLFFTEMWERFGYYLMIGIFFLYLIDPTANGGKGFTNGHASDLVGTYIALVYLSPFIGGLMADRYLGYRKAVILGGSLLAAGYFGLAFPGEMAMYISLTLIIIGNGFFKPNIGTILGNIYNREDLKPKKDIAYNIFYMGVNIGAFICNFVAAYLRNSLGWGYAFAAAGVGMLIGLFIFITKSKVIAEGDIRKPVQKDDMPMSKILGLVLLPAFLAAVLGYFMQNFIGHPLFGTPSIDAFMFACVPIIIFYIRLYTTANKEDKRGLGALLAFFTVAIVFWVIYNQNSTGLTIWADQYTDRSMSESVEKVAKPMGMLQTVTTDPHPVTQIDAQFRAVTDGKGNTITVQGPDPYFQNLPKDKWPASGQMKLISTEIFQSANPGFIVIFTLLVLGFFAWLAKRGKEPTTPVKVAMGIFIAGLSSLLMIFAASMTNVYVDKSSMAFLVGTYAIFTVGEILVSPIGLSMVSKLSPPRLTALMMGGWYLVNSIAGKVAGMMGTFWDSFTDKKIYFMILTVAAAIAFVVMMMISKWIAGVVKEKTGAY from the coding sequence ATGACTGAAACTGCTGTTGAGCAGCCTGTAATTGCACCAAAACCAAATAGCGGCCACCACAAAGGCCTTTATGTTCTTTTTTTTACTGAGATGTGGGAGCGCTTCGGGTATTACCTGATGATCGGGATCTTCTTCCTATACCTGATAGATCCAACTGCCAATGGCGGTAAAGGCTTTACAAACGGCCACGCTTCTGATCTCGTAGGTACATATATTGCATTGGTTTACCTCTCGCCGTTCATAGGGGGGTTAATGGCCGACAGGTATCTCGGCTATCGTAAAGCGGTAATCTTAGGCGGCTCCCTGCTGGCTGCGGGTTATTTCGGATTGGCCTTTCCCGGCGAAATGGCCATGTACATTTCTCTTACCCTGATCATTATCGGGAATGGTTTCTTCAAGCCAAACATTGGAACCATCCTGGGTAATATCTACAACAGGGAGGACCTGAAACCTAAAAAGGATATTGCCTACAACATCTTCTACATGGGGGTGAATATCGGGGCTTTCATCTGTAACTTCGTAGCCGCTTATCTGCGTAACTCACTGGGTTGGGGCTATGCTTTTGCTGCTGCTGGTGTAGGTATGCTGATTGGCCTGTTCATCTTCATCACCAAATCCAAAGTGATTGCTGAAGGGGATATCCGCAAACCTGTACAGAAGGATGATATGCCTATGAGCAAAATCCTTGGCCTGGTATTGCTGCCAGCTTTCCTTGCTGCGGTACTGGGTTATTTCATGCAGAACTTTATCGGGCATCCGCTGTTTGGTACACCATCCATCGATGCTTTCATGTTTGCATGTGTACCTATCATTATATTTTATATTCGTTTGTATACTACTGCTAATAAGGAAGATAAACGCGGACTGGGTGCGCTGCTTGCCTTCTTTACTGTAGCGATCGTGTTCTGGGTAATCTACAACCAGAATAGTACAGGTCTCACTATCTGGGCTGATCAGTATACTGACCGTTCTATGTCAGAAAGTGTGGAAAAGGTAGCCAAACCAATGGGGATGCTGCAAACCGTGACCACCGACCCTCACCCTGTCACCCAGATCGATGCACAATTCCGTGCAGTGACCGATGGCAAGGGTAATACGATTACGGTACAGGGTCCTGATCCTTATTTCCAGAACCTGCCTAAGGATAAATGGCCAGCCAGCGGGCAAATGAAACTGATTTCTACGGAGATCTTCCAGTCTGCCAACCCTGGATTTATTGTGATATTCACCCTGTTAGTCCTTGGATTCTTTGCATGGCTGGCGAAGAGAGGCAAAGAACCGACTACCCCTGTAAAGGTGGCGATGGGCATCTTCATTGCCGGTTTATCGTCTCTGCTCATGATCTTTGCGGCTTCAATGACAAATGTGTATGTGGATAAGAGCTCTATGGCCTTCCTTGTAGGAACTTATGCCATCTTCACGGTAGGTGAGATTTTGGTAAGCCCTATTGGATTGTCTATGGTATCCAAGCTTTCCCCTCCACGTCTTACAGCCCTGATGATGGGTGGCTGGTACCTGGTGAACTCCATTGCCGGTAAAGTAGCTGGTATGATGGGTACATTCTGGGATAGCTTTACTGACAAGAAGATCTATTTCATGATCCTGACTGTGGCTGCAGCAATTGCGTTTGTAGTGATGATGATGATCAGTAAATGGATTGCCGGTGTCGTAAAAGAGAAGACTGGCGCTTATTGA